The region TGGCTTTTAAGGATAGGCGTCGAGTTTCAATAAGAGGAGATACGATTATCGGAGAAAAAGCAACCCGTGACGTATGGGTATGCGGTCCTGGGGCCTTTGTAGTGCTGAAGGCCCTGGCGTTCGATACGAGAGGAGAAAACAAGGATGCATATGACCTCTACTATGTGATCCGAAATTACGGAAGCGGCGTTGATGATATTTTCGGACATCTCAAGCCGCTCCTCGATGAACAGGAAACTCGAAGAACTCTTCAAATCTTGGACCGCGACTTTTCCGACCCCAATGGTGTTGGACCGAGGCGCGTTTCTGAATTTCTATATGCCGGCCCCAATGAAGAATTACAGGCTGATGTCGTAGGATTCGTTCGAGAGTTGCTTATCAGATGCGGAATTTCCTGATCACCCTCCTGCGCTCACCCAGATCAGGCCATCCACTGATTCCCCAATTCCACCACGGCCTCGTGGATCGTCCCTAGGGTTATGCAATCGTTCACAAAAAGGAAGGATTTGTTTTGGACCTGCCTGTGCTGTGCGCAGCACGGCAGACAGGTGTCCCGGGATTCCAGGAGTTGAGGCTTTGACTGGCCGAGACTGGCGAGCCTGCCATGATACACCTTGTTTGTTTTCGGTGCGAATGCAGGGACAAAAGGGATTACGGTGAATTTAGAAATAGTCTTGGCCAGGTCGTAGACGCAATATCGGAAAGGAGTTCTCTTGGCCGAAGGCGGGGCCGTGGTAATGTAGTCGTAATGGTTCCTGATAAATGGAATAAAAATGCTCTGGCTACGATCAAAGCTGGCGCTTAGTGCTTGCCAAAATGGTAGTCACGACTATCCATTATTATCTGGTTCTCACGGAAGACAGCCTAAGAGAGGCTATGAATAAATATGGCTTGACAAGCAGCTTGACGCTACCCGGGAAAGTGTTGACCAAATTTGAAAAATGAATACTTAATGAACGTCTACATTCACAAATAATAAGGCTTTTGACACTATTAAATGTTACTGGTCGGGACGAGAGGATTTGAACCTCCGACCCCCGCGTCCCGAACGCGGTGCTCTACCAGCCTGAGCCACGTCCCGACAGGAAAGGACTATACCTTATTGATCTTCGGCTAGCAAGCCAATTTTTTCTCCGAGCATTTCTACGAATCCATGCATCAAGCGGGCCGTGGCCCCCCAGATTATCTCCCCGTCGTAACGGTATACCGGGGTTTCGTAAATTTTGCCTCCCCAGGAGATCCGCTCCGTTTCCGGGCCCCTGGAACCGCCGGGGAGAAACACACTCAGGGGGACAAGGAGGATCCGTTCGACCTCAAGGGGGTTGATGGAGAAATCATAGGGATAGGGTACACGGCCGACGACGGGGTGGATCACAAAGTTCGAGGAAAGAGTGAGGATATCGTCCATGCGGCCCAGGATCGTGACGTCCCGGGGATGAATCCCCACTTCTTCGTAAGTCTCCCTTAGGGCGGTTTCCTTGAAAGAGCGGTCCCCGGGCTCGATTCCTCCTCCCGGAAAAGAGATCTGCCCCTTGTGCTCCTCCACCCTTTCGGTCCGCTTGGTCATGAGGACCTTGTATTCATTACCGTCCTTGAGAAGCGGGATCAGGACGGCCGCTTCGCGGTACCGGCCACCTTTTGGTTCGATCACCATGGGTTGCCGGCGTGCGAGAAGCCCCTGTATGATCCCGGGGAATTCGTCCTGTCTCATCCCGTTTCCCCGTGTCCCATGTGGTACTTAATCAGTAATTTTTTCCCCGGCATCCGGCGCCTGGCAGGAATTGTGTAGGTGATGGTTCGCGATACATTAAGGCGTGCTTCCGTAAGTGTCCAGGTAGGCCTTGAACCTTGCCCTTGTTGTTTCATCAAGGGGTGCGTATTTACCTTTCACCAGGATGGGGATCCGTTCCTCGTCAATGTACCGGACCAGCTCCCGGATACCCGCCACCGAGTGGACAGGGATTCCCGTCCTTTGAACGAATTCCAGGATGGCATTCGTTCCTTTGCGGTCAAGTACCACTTTGCCGGTCTCATCATAAACAGCGGTGGTCTGCTCCCGGTCCACGGCGATCCCGATGCCCACGACGGTGACCTCGATTCCAAGGGCATCGGCTTCCCTCGCCAGGGTCTCCAGGAGATCGTATTTCGTGCGCATGGAGGTTGCTACATCATCCACCACGAACACTCGGCAGCCGTCAAAAAGGCTTCGGTTGACTAAAAGACTTCCCTTTTTGCTCGCCTCCCCGTGGGCCTTCACTTCCTTGCGGTCATAATCGAAGAAAAGATCATGGCCGTGGCGCTCGTAAAGGGCAATGGCGGTTGCCAGGGCAAGGGCGCTCCCCTTATAGGAAGGTCCCAGGATGATGTCCACTTTTTCCGCGAGGCCTTGTTCCACCATCATGTCAGCGAAATAGGATCCCAGTTCCAGGCTCAATCGTCCGGTCCGAAACATGCCCATGTTGACGAAATAGGGGGTGGGACGTCCGTCCTTAAGCACCAGGCCGTCGTCGAAGAAAAGGGCACCCGTTTCTGCCAGTAACCTTGCCAGCTTTTTCTTATATTCCTCCATGGGGCGGATCATAACGGAATCAGTGCCCCGTATCAACCGCAAATTTCAGGAAAACCCGGGGGCAGCTGGGGTTTTCCGGTATATGAAGGGTCGCTCAGGTGTTCCAACGGGCTCTGGAGGTCACCTTGACAATCTCCAGGGGGAAAGGGTAATCTAAATATATCCTCTTCTTTTTTAACCCACCAGCCAAGGAGGTCATGCCATGCCCGAAGAAGAAGTCGGCCGGGTGGTCAAGTTCTTCGCCAGGCCCAGTGTCGCGGCGATCGAGGTGAAAAGCGGGAGTATTCGGCCGGGGGATACCCTCAGATATCGGGGGCATACCACGGATTTTACCGACGAGGTGGCCAGAATCGAGATCGATAACCAACCGGTTGAAGAAGCCCGGGAAGGGGACCTTGTAGGTATCAAGGTCAAGGAGCGTGTGAGGGAGAACGACAAGGTTTACAAGGTCGTGGACTGATCTTCCAGTTCCCGAAGGGCCTCCGGAATCAGCCTTCTGATGAATTCCTCTCTCTCGAAGGCGCTCATTTTGCTAAAGCCCTCGTAAGCGGGATGGTCCTTGCTGAGGATGGGGGTTTCGGCTTGCAGCCTCGGGGCGAGCCGTTCATATGAGAGAAGGAGTTCCACCAGGGAGAATTCTTCTCCTGGATACTCCGCCAGCCAGCCTTTCCTTTTCATATATTCATAACGCAGGCGATCCAGCAGAAAAAGGTAACGGTCCATGACCGCGATCTTCTTGCGGGGGTCCAGTTCACCGAACTCGAAACCCGAGCCCAGGTGTTCCAACGACATTATCAGGTCGAAGAGGTAGAAGGTCCCCTCATCTTTTCCCCGGGCGAGGACGGCGAGGGTGGGGTCGCTCAGGTGGGCAAACCGGGTTTCCCGTCCGAAGGCTTCCTTGAACCGGGTTTTCCAGTTGCGGTAACCTCGCTTGACGGCCAGTTCCAACCGGGCCGATGCTATTTCGACGACTTCGGTCATGTCCCCTGCCTTTTCCCTCCGGTCTGTTAAGGCTCCAGGTGAAATCCGCACCTTTCGCAAGTTTCAGACTTCAGTTGCTTGTATCCGCACTGAGGACAAAGCGTGAAGTGTTCGAGGGGTTCGATGACCGCATGGGCCCCTTTCGATTCGGGAATCTCCGAAGCGGCATCCTCCTCAAGGCTCACCCTGGCACCTGCCTTTCGTACGGCCTCGGTGTAACGTCTCGCTGTCCCGAGGTCCATGCCACCTTTAAGAATCACAGGGGCCCGGGTCAGGATTTTTTCAATCATGGGAGCGGAAACCCCCAGTTTCGACATCTTCTCCGAAAAGGTCTCCTTGCTTTCCCGGAGACCCCAGAAAATCACGCGATAGCTTTTCGACATGGATGTATATCGGTTCTTGTTCCGGTGGTCTGCTTAAAGCGGTGTCATACTACTTCACGGCGGGGTTCTCTCGGTCCGCCCTTTCCCCCTCCAGGCAGGCCTTTACGAACCCGTAAAACAGGGGGCTGGGTTTGTCCATCCTGGATTTCAGTTCGGGATGGGCCTGGGTCGCCACGAAGTACTTGTGATCGGGTAGTTCGATGAATTCCACGAGCCTTCCGTCTTTGGAGGAAGCGGAAAAGACCATCCCATGGTCCTGGAGGATTTCATGATAGGCCGGGTTGACCTCGTATCGGTGTCGGTGTCTCTCTGATATCTCTTTTGCCTGGTATAGGGCATGCACGAGGGTCCCCTCCACCACCACGGCCTCGTAAGCCCCCAGGCGCATGGTTCCTCCCTTCTCGCGGATTTCTCTTTGTTCGGGAAGGATATCGATCACGGGGTGGGGGGTGGAGGGATCCATCTCTGTTGAGTTTGCCCCCTCCAGTTTGCAAACGTTCCGGGCAAACTCGATTACGGCCATGTGTAGCCCCAGGCAGAGCCCAAGGAAGGGGATGTTTCTTTCCCGGGCCAGGCGGATCACCTCGATTTTGCCCTCGGTCCCCCTTGAACCGAACCCTCCCGGGACAACGATACCATCGACTTCGTCCAGAAAAGCTGCATCCCTCAAGTCCGTGGTTTCCACCCACTTCAGGTTGATCTTGCATCCCAGGTGGGCCGCGCAATGATTGAAGGATTCTATGATAGAGGCGTAGGAATCCTCGAGCCGGGTATACTTGCCGCACATGGCCACTGTGATCTCCCGTTTAGGATTCCTGAGGTTGTCGATCAGCTCTTTCCACTTTCTCAGGTCGGGGGGGCTGTAAATGTTGAGCTTCTTGTGGAGGATGCCGGCGAGCCCTTCTTGCTCAAAGATGATGGGGATTTCATAAACGTCTTCCACATCAAGCCCGGTAATGACGGCCTCCGGATCCACGTCACAGAAGTTCGAAATCTTGGCCTTGATCTCTTTGGTGAGGAACCGGGAGCATCGCCCGATGATCACATCCGGGAAAATGCCCCGTTGTTTCAATAGATTGACACTTTGCTGGGTGGGCTTTGATTTCTGTTCATTCACGCCGTAAGGGATGGGAACATAGGTCAGATGGACGTAAACGATATTCTCCCGGCCCACGTCCTCTTTCATCTGCCGCATGGCTTCCAGAAAGAGTTCGTTCTCGATATCTCCGACCGTGCCACCGATCTCCACGATCACCAGGTCGGCCTTTTCTTCCTTTGCGATGGAGAACACATGATTTTTGATTACATCTGTTACATGGGGAATATACTGTACGGTCTTTCCGAGGTAGTCTCCCCTCCTCTCCTTTTGCCTGACCATGTCGAATACCTTGCCCATGGTCAGGTTCCACTGGGACTTGCAGTTCACCCCAAGGAACCGCTCGTAATGCCCGAAATCCATATCCACCTCGCCCCCGTCGTCCAGGACGAACACTTCCCCGTGCTCGAAAGGGTTCATGGTGCCCGGATCCACGTTAAGATATCCGTCACATTTGATGGGGATGATCTTGAGTTTCGATGAGAGCAGGTGGCCGATGGAGGCGGCGGCAATGCCTTTTCCAAGACCGGAAAGGACTCCCCCGGTTACAATGATGTATTTGGT is a window of Deltaproteobacteria bacterium DNA encoding:
- a CDS encoding CoA pyrophosphatase — protein: MRQDEFPGIIQGLLARRQPMVIEPKGGRYREAAVLIPLLKDGNEYKVLMTKRTERVEEHKGQISFPGGGIEPGDRSFKETALRETYEEVGIHPRDVTILGRMDDILTLSSNFVIHPVVGRVPYPYDFSINPLEVERILLVPLSVFLPGGSRGPETERISWGGKIYETPVYRYDGEIIWGATARLMHGFVEMLGEKIGLLAEDQ
- a CDS encoding translation elongation factor-like protein, which gives rise to MPEEEVGRVVKFFARPSVAAIEVKSGSIRPGDTLRYRGHTTDFTDEVARIEIDNQPVEEAREGDLVGIKVKERVRENDKVYKVVD
- the pyrG gene encoding CTP synthase (glutamine hydrolyzing), with the translated sequence MPTKYIIVTGGVLSGLGKGIAAASIGHLLSSKLKIIPIKCDGYLNVDPGTMNPFEHGEVFVLDDGGEVDMDFGHYERFLGVNCKSQWNLTMGKVFDMVRQKERRGDYLGKTVQYIPHVTDVIKNHVFSIAKEEKADLVIVEIGGTVGDIENELFLEAMRQMKEDVGRENIVYVHLTYVPIPYGVNEQKSKPTQQSVNLLKQRGIFPDVIIGRCSRFLTKEIKAKISNFCDVDPEAVITGLDVEDVYEIPIIFEQEGLAGILHKKLNIYSPPDLRKWKELIDNLRNPKREITVAMCGKYTRLEDSYASIIESFNHCAAHLGCKINLKWVETTDLRDAAFLDEVDGIVVPGGFGSRGTEGKIEVIRLARERNIPFLGLCLGLHMAVIEFARNVCKLEGANSTEMDPSTPHPVIDILPEQREIREKGGTMRLGAYEAVVVEGTLVHALYQAKEISERHRHRYEVNPAYHEILQDHGMVFSASSKDGRLVEFIELPDHKYFVATQAHPELKSRMDKPSPLFYGFVKACLEGERADRENPAVK